The following are encoded in a window of Patescibacteria group bacterium genomic DNA:
- the topA gene encoding type I DNA topoisomerase, which produces MKLVIVESPTKAKTIAKFLGSDFNIESSFGHVRDLPVSKMGIDIEHDFEPKYVVPAKAKKNLKILQALAKKSDKIILATDEDREGEAIAWHLAEALKVDLKKTDRIVFHEITKSAIEQALEHPRIIDMKLVNAQQARRILDRLVGYELSPFLWKKVAKGLSAGRVQSVAVRLIVEREREIKKFITDEYWSITALLSPSHYQGEGRGEVPFLARLNKIDNKTINKLEIKNEEEAKKILTALNGVEYVVANLEKKQTKKQPPKPFTTSSLQQTANRWLGFSAKQTMMIAQQLYEMGFITYMRTDSLNLAEKFLSEAAEYLTANLGSTYALSSPRRFKTKSKGAQEAHEAIRPSEASRAPETVESDLNPNQNKLYKLIWQRALASQMSEAIVDATVVDVDAKNTPYQFRANGQILKFKGYLKIYPEASQEIELPELNIKEKLELEEIKPEQHFTKPPARYSDAGLVKELEKYGIGRPSTYAPTIATIVDRNYVQRDENKRLGPTDIAFVVNDLLVEHFPKIVDFQFTAKLENDLDSIADGNVEWQPVIKEFYEPFHANLENKYEVINKNDIMPEEKSTEVCDKCGAPMIIKTGRYGKFLACSAFPECKNIKSMPGADKNGNGQADSEEIKELKEKYKAEVCEKCGSAMAVKVGKFGPFLACSAYPKCKNLKNIGGGNNGTGITCPVCGKGEVVQKRSRRGLFYACNQYPACKTAFWGKPTGEKCPDCDALLIEDAKKGEVKCSNKDCGYIK; this is translated from the coding sequence ATGAAATTAGTCATCGTTGAATCTCCAACCAAAGCGAAAACCATAGCTAAATTTTTAGGCTCTGATTTCAATATTGAGTCTTCTTTCGGCCATGTCCGCGACTTGCCGGTAAGCAAAATGGGCATTGATATTGAACATGACTTTGAGCCTAAATATGTCGTGCCGGCCAAAGCTAAAAAAAACCTTAAAATACTTCAAGCCTTAGCCAAAAAATCAGATAAAATCATCTTGGCTACCGACGAAGACCGCGAAGGCGAAGCTATCGCTTGGCATTTGGCCGAAGCTCTTAAAGTTGATCTAAAAAAAACCGACCGCATTGTCTTTCATGAAATCACTAAATCGGCGATTGAGCAAGCTTTAGAACACCCGAGAATTATTGATATGAAATTAGTCAACGCCCAGCAAGCCAGACGAATTCTTGACCGGCTAGTCGGCTACGAGCTCTCCCCTTTCTTATGGAAAAAAGTGGCTAAAGGCTTATCGGCCGGCCGCGTGCAATCCGTAGCCGTCCGCTTAATCGTTGAGCGCGAGCGGGAAATAAAAAAATTCATTACCGATGAATATTGGAGCATAACAGCATTGCTTTCCCCCTCTCATTACCAAGGAGAGGGCCGGGGTGAGGTTCCGTTTTTAGCCAGATTGAATAAAATTGATAATAAAACCATCAATAAGCTGGAAATTAAAAACGAGGAGGAGGCTAAAAAAATTTTAACCGCGCTTAACGGGGTCGAATACGTCGTCGCTAATTTGGAAAAAAAACAAACTAAAAAGCAGCCGCCCAAGCCTTTTACGACTTCCAGCCTGCAGCAAACCGCCAATCGCTGGCTCGGCTTCTCGGCCAAGCAGACTATGATGATAGCGCAGCAGCTTTATGAAATGGGCTTTATAACTTACATGAGGACCGACTCGCTGAATTTAGCGGAAAAATTTTTGAGCGAAGCAGCCGAATATTTAACCGCTAACTTAGGCTCTACCTACGCGCTTTCATCCCCGCGCCGCTTTAAAACTAAATCCAAAGGCGCGCAAGAAGCGCATGAAGCTATCCGGCCGTCCGAAGCCTCGCGCGCTCCGGAAACGGTTGAAAGCGACCTGAATCCCAACCAAAATAAATTATACAAATTAATCTGGCAGCGCGCCTTAGCCTCGCAAATGAGCGAAGCCATAGTTGATGCTACCGTGGTTGATGTTGATGCTAAAAATACCCCCTACCAATTCAGGGCTAACGGCCAAATTTTAAAATTCAAAGGTTACTTAAAAATTTATCCGGAAGCCAGCCAGGAAATTGAACTGCCGGAATTAAACATAAAAGAAAAGCTGGAGTTAGAGGAAATAAAGCCGGAACAGCATTTTACCAAGCCGCCGGCCAGATATTCGGACGCCGGGCTGGTTAAAGAATTGGAAAAATACGGCATCGGCCGGCCGTCAACTTACGCTCCGACCATAGCGACCATCGTTGACAGAAATTATGTCCAGCGCGACGAGAACAAACGTTTAGGGCCGACCGATATTGCCTTCGTGGTTAACGACTTATTGGTTGAGCACTTTCCTAAAATCGTGGATTTCCAATTTACCGCCAAGCTGGAAAACGATTTGGATTCAATCGCTGACGGCAACGTTGAATGGCAGCCGGTAATTAAAGAATTTTATGAGCCCTTTCACGCAAATTTAGAAAATAAATACGAAGTTATAAATAAAAATGACATCATGCCTGAAGAAAAATCAACCGAGGTGTGCGATAAATGCGGCGCGCCCATGATCATTAAAACCGGCCGTTACGGAAAATTCTTGGCTTGCAGCGCTTTTCCTGAATGTAAAAACATTAAATCAATGCCCGGCGCGGATAAAAACGGCAACGGCCAGGCCGACAGCGAAGAAATTAAGGAGCTAAAAGAAAAATACAAAGCCGAGGTTTGCGAAAAATGCGGTTCGGCTATGGCGGTTAAAGTCGGAAAATTCGGCCCGTTTTTAGCCTGCTCGGCCTACCCAAAATGCAAAAATTTAAAAAATATCGGCGGCGGGAATAACGGCACCGGCATAACCTGCCCGGTTTGCGGTAAAGGCGAAGTCGTGCAAAAGCGCAGCCGCCGCGGCCTGTTTTACGCTTGCAACCAATATCCAGCCTGTAAAACCGCTTTCTGGGGTAAACCGACCGGAGAAAAATGCCCGGATTGCGACGCCCTATTGATTGAAGACGCTAAAAAGGGCGAAGTTAAATGCTCCAACAAAGATTGCGGATATATAAAATAA